One part of the Candidatus Sericytochromatia bacterium genome encodes these proteins:
- the eda gene encoding bifunctional 4-hydroxy-2-oxoglutarate aldolase/2-dehydro-3-deoxy-phosphogluconate aldolase: MPSEMLAQLARARVVPVVRAPDAGRAVAACRTLKAGGLALVEVALTTPNGVDAIRQLARDGFQVGAGTVMDAAQARAAIAAGASFVVSPCLVPEVLAVAREAGVLAIPGALTPTEVQAAASLGVELIKVFPVASVGGPAYLRLLLDPFPSLRFFPSGGVGLAEAAAYWASGAVALGVASAVAPQAAIAANDQDHILALARQWSALVQNHHGPTH, from the coding sequence GTGCCCTCCGAAATGCTTGCCCAACTGGCTCGAGCGCGCGTGGTGCCGGTGGTCCGAGCGCCCGACGCGGGTCGCGCCGTGGCAGCCTGTCGGACCCTGAAAGCCGGAGGCCTGGCACTTGTGGAAGTGGCGCTCACCACGCCGAATGGCGTCGATGCCATCCGGCAACTTGCCCGAGACGGCTTTCAGGTGGGGGCCGGCACGGTGATGGATGCCGCCCAGGCCCGTGCGGCGATCGCTGCGGGAGCCTCCTTTGTGGTATCTCCGTGCCTGGTCCCGGAGGTGTTGGCGGTTGCGCGGGAGGCCGGAGTGCTGGCGATACCAGGTGCCCTGACGCCGACCGAGGTGCAGGCCGCCGCCTCGCTGGGCGTGGAGTTGATCAAGGTCTTTCCGGTCGCCAGTGTCGGCGGGCCCGCTTACTTGCGCCTGTTGCTGGACCCCTTCCCCTCCCTGCGCTTCTTTCCCAGCGGCGGCGTCGGCCTGGCCGAGGCTGCTGCCTACTGGGCGTCTGGCGCGGTGGCCCTGGGGGTGGCATCCGCTGTGGCCCCACAGGCGGCGATCGCCGCCAACGACCAGGACCACATCCTGGCCTTGGCACGACAGTGGAGTGCCCTGGTTCAGAACCACCACGGCCCCACGCACTGA
- the lysS gene encoding lysine--tRNA ligase: MKLLFRRRTCVTIDLEQLPEQARVRRTKLQALKEQGVDVYPTRYDRSVTAADLQGRYEALEAGADTEDVVRVAGRLMGRRGQGKLVFADLVDETGKIQITFSLDKLGTAWMERLDLLDLGDILGVEGTVRRTKRGELSVAAGQWTFLSKCLNPLPEKWHGLADVELRYRQRYLDLIVNPETRDVFRKRSLVIRTLRRMLEDKGFIEVETPMLQAIPGGAAARPFHTHHNALDMPLHLRISPELYLKRLVVGGFEKVFDLNKNFRNEGISTRHNPEFTMMELYQAYVDYRDIMELTEELVCGAIEAACGGLKIPYQGETLDFTRPWRRATMSDLIQEKLGVDVAAMSVEELSALAARVQAKKPALPTHGHLVNEIFEAVAEGDLIQPTFVIDHPVEISPLAKRKPEMPHLTERFEVFVAGRELGNAFTELNDPIDQRERFAAQLKEREAGNDEAHTIDEDYLNALELGLPPTGGLGIGIDRLVMLVADTASIRDVILFPHMRPRE; this comes from the coding sequence GAACAGTTGCCGGAACAGGCGCGGGTGCGGCGCACGAAGCTGCAAGCCCTCAAGGAACAAGGCGTGGATGTTTACCCCACGCGCTACGACCGCAGCGTGACGGCGGCGGACCTGCAGGGACGCTACGAGGCCCTCGAAGCCGGTGCTGACACCGAGGACGTGGTTCGCGTGGCTGGACGCCTGATGGGGCGCCGTGGGCAGGGCAAGCTGGTGTTCGCGGACCTCGTGGACGAGACCGGCAAGATTCAGATCACCTTCTCCCTGGACAAGTTGGGGACAGCCTGGATGGAGCGCCTCGATTTGCTCGACCTTGGCGACATTCTCGGGGTTGAAGGGACGGTGCGCCGCACCAAGCGCGGGGAGCTGTCGGTGGCGGCCGGCCAGTGGACCTTCTTGAGCAAATGCCTCAACCCGTTGCCGGAAAAGTGGCATGGTCTCGCCGATGTGGAACTGCGATATCGCCAGCGCTACCTGGACCTGATCGTCAACCCGGAGACCCGTGATGTGTTTCGCAAGCGCTCGCTCGTGATCCGGACGTTGCGACGTATGCTGGAAGACAAGGGCTTCATCGAGGTGGAAACCCCGATGCTGCAAGCCATCCCCGGTGGTGCAGCGGCACGCCCGTTTCATACGCACCACAACGCGCTCGACATGCCTCTGCACCTGCGCATTTCGCCGGAGCTGTACCTCAAGCGGCTGGTCGTGGGGGGATTCGAAAAGGTCTTCGACCTGAACAAGAACTTTCGGAATGAGGGCATCTCCACCCGTCACAACCCCGAATTCACCATGATGGAGCTTTACCAGGCGTATGTCGACTACCGGGACATCATGGAACTGACGGAGGAACTGGTCTGTGGCGCCATCGAGGCGGCCTGCGGGGGCCTGAAAATTCCCTACCAGGGGGAGACCCTGGACTTCACGCGTCCCTGGCGGCGCGCCACCATGTCCGACCTGATCCAGGAGAAATTGGGCGTGGATGTCGCAGCGATGTCGGTCGAGGAACTGTCCGCCCTGGCCGCTCGCGTTCAGGCCAAGAAGCCGGCATTGCCGACCCACGGTCATCTGGTCAACGAGATTTTTGAAGCGGTGGCAGAAGGGGACCTGATTCAACCGACCTTCGTGATCGATCATCCGGTCGAGATTTCCCCGTTGGCGAAGCGGAAGCCGGAGATGCCACACCTCACGGAACGTTTCGAGGTGTTTGTGGCGGGGCGCGAACTGGGCAATGCCTTCACCGAGTTGAACGACCCGATCGACCAGCGGGAGCGCTTTGCTGCCCAGCTCAAGGAGCGGGAAGCCGGCAACGACGAGGCCCACACCATCGATGAGGACTACCTGAACGCCCTGGAACTGGGCTTGCCTCCGACCGGCGGCCTGGGCATCGGCATCGATCGTCTGGTCATGCTGGTCGCGGACACCGCCTCGATTCGTGATGTGATCCTGTTTCCTCACATGCGTCCGCGTGAATGA
- the prfB gene encoding peptide chain release factor 2 (programmed frameshift), with protein MYETRQEIKALAERVASARRHLDPSRLAQRIEALEHRAADPDLWNDPKRAQTTMQELNELKAQEVQINRWIRSMDDMDVLLDLAEEDAGMAAELSQTLATLTQEVDKWELTQLLSGPYDNSPAILSVAAGAGGTDASDWAAMLLRMYSRWAEQSGFKAELTDYSENEEAGIKGATLIITGPYAYGRLLAEKGTHRLVRISPFNAAGKRQTAFAGVDIVPEIEADADVEIDPKDLRIDTFRSGGAGGQNVNKVETAIRVTHIPTGTVVSCQNERSQLQNRETAMRVLRAKLFDRMMAEHAAKLADLKGPQTEAAWGHQIRSYVLHPYSMVKDHRTGEETGQVQHVLDGAIDPFIDAYLKARAAGKLAEGVAAGDDF; from the exons ATGTACGAAACCAGACAAGAAATCAAGGCGCTCGCGGAGCGTGTGGCCTCGGCCAGGAGGCATCTT GACCCGTCCCGGTTGGCGCAGCGCATCGAAGCGCTGGAACACCGGGCGGCGGATCCTGACCTTTGGAACGACCCCAAGCGGGCACAGACCACCATGCAGGAGCTCAACGAGCTAAAGGCGCAGGAAGTCCAGATCAATCGTTGGATTCGCAGCATGGACGACATGGACGTGCTGCTTGACCTCGCCGAAGAAGACGCGGGCATGGCCGCCGAACTCTCCCAGACCTTGGCGACGCTGACGCAAGAGGTCGACAAATGGGAACTGACCCAGCTGCTGTCCGGGCCCTATGACAACAGTCCGGCCATCCTTTCGGTGGCGGCCGGGGCCGGCGGCACCGATGCCAGTGACTGGGCGGCCATGCTGCTGCGGATGTATTCCCGCTGGGCCGAGCAGAGCGGTTTCAAGGCAGAGCTCACCGACTACTCCGAGAACGAGGAAGCCGGCATCAAGGGAGCCACCCTGATCATCACGGGCCCCTACGCCTACGGCCGCCTGCTGGCGGAGAAAGGCACCCATCGCCTGGTGCGAATCTCCCCCTTCAATGCAGCGGGCAAGCGCCAGACGGCCTTTGCGGGAGTGGACATCGTGCCTGAAATCGAGGCGGATGCCGATGTCGAGATCGATCCGAAGGACCTGCGCATCGACACCTTTCGTTCGGGTGGGGCCGGCGGACAGAACGTCAACAAGGTCGAAACGGCCATTCGCGTCACGCATATCCCGACGGGCACGGTGGTGTCCTGTCAGAATGAGCGTTCCCAGTTGCAAAATCGCGAGACGGCGATGCGCGTCCTGCGAGCGAAGCTGTTCGATCGCATGATGGCCGAACATGCGGCAAAGCTGGCCGACCTCAAGGGTCCCCAGACCGAAGCGGCCTGGGGGCATCAGATTCGCTCCTACGTGCTGCACCCTTACAGCATGGTCAAGGATCATCGGACCGGTGAGGAAACCGGCCAGGTTCAACACGTGCTGGATGGGGCGATCGACCCCTTCATCGACGCCTATCTGAAGGCGCGGGCGGCCGGCAAGCTGGCCGAGGGAGTGGCAGCCGGTGACGATTTCTAA
- a CDS encoding tryptophan 2,3-dioxygenase family protein — MSQEPAVYKPTDLTYGNYLKVPQLLSLQQLQSNPPHHDEMLFIVIHQAYELWFKLILLELENAMAYMGRREVLRAHHFLRRVVEIQKVLVSQIHILETMTPIEFLGFRDHLNPASGFQSFQFRELEFIAGLVDESYYDHFIEQSGLDNLRQRAAHPGLWACYQKLLADLGFPVPAPMANQPSEGPERDQLLKVLASLYEHPEAQMELYMLSEALVDFDTQLGLWRFHHVSVVERVIGHKVGTGGSSGSGYLRSTLTKRCFPLLFEARSLLGGAAAAPYGASPTAERSTGGPPTGGCPFH; from the coding sequence GTGAGCCAAGAACCCGCCGTCTACAAGCCGACTGACCTGACCTACGGCAACTACCTGAAAGTGCCTCAGTTGCTATCTTTGCAGCAACTGCAATCCAATCCACCCCATCACGACGAGATGCTCTTCATCGTGATTCACCAGGCCTATGAGCTTTGGTTCAAGCTGATCCTGCTGGAATTGGAAAACGCCATGGCGTACATGGGGCGCCGGGAAGTGTTGCGGGCTCACCATTTCTTGCGTCGGGTGGTCGAAATTCAGAAGGTCCTGGTGAGTCAGATTCACATCTTGGAGACGATGACGCCGATCGAGTTTCTCGGCTTCCGTGACCACCTCAATCCAGCCAGCGGGTTCCAGTCCTTTCAATTTCGTGAACTCGAATTCATCGCTGGACTCGTCGACGAGTCCTACTATGACCACTTCATCGAACAGTCGGGTCTCGACAACCTGCGCCAGCGGGCCGCGCATCCGGGGCTGTGGGCCTGCTACCAGAAATTACTGGCAGACCTCGGCTTTCCGGTTCCCGCCCCCATGGCCAATCAACCCTCCGAGGGGCCGGAGCGGGACCAACTGTTGAAGGTTCTGGCCTCGCTCTATGAACATCCGGAGGCCCAGATGGAGCTCTACATGCTGTCCGAAGCGTTGGTGGACTTCGACACGCAACTCGGACTCTGGCGCTTCCACCATGTCAGCGTGGTGGAACGGGTGATTGGTCACAAGGTGGGAACGGGAGGCTCGAGTGGCTCCGGCTATCTCCGTTCGACGCTGACCAAACGATGCTTTCCTCTGCTCTTCGAAGCCCGCAGTCTGCTGGGCGGCGCTGCAGCGGCGCCCTATGGGGCATCTCCCACGGCCGAACGTTCTACGGGTGGTCCTCCGACCGGCGGCTGCCCCTTCCACTGA
- the rfaE2 gene encoding D-glycero-beta-D-manno-heptose 1-phosphate adenylyltransferase, which produces MTISKGEAAHVLNSAAKVLPADQLARRLADQPGKTVFTNGCFDLLHVGHVRYLQAARALGDRLVVGLNSDASVQALKGPSRPIVSEEERAELLAALACVDYVTVFADATAAPLLEVLRPHIYAKGGDYTPDSLPEAPTVRAYGGEIAIVPFVPGRSTTDLVARIQAPERN; this is translated from the coding sequence GTGACGATTTCTAAAGGAGAAGCGGCGCACGTGCTCAACTCGGCCGCCAAGGTCCTACCTGCTGACCAGCTCGCGCGGAGGCTGGCCGACCAGCCCGGAAAGACCGTGTTCACCAATGGCTGCTTCGACCTGCTGCACGTGGGCCACGTCCGCTACCTGCAGGCGGCGCGGGCCCTCGGCGATCGCCTGGTGGTCGGACTGAACAGCGACGCGTCGGTGCAGGCCCTGAAAGGCCCCTCCCGTCCGATTGTCAGCGAGGAGGAGCGGGCGGAATTGCTGGCGGCCCTCGCGTGCGTGGACTACGTGACGGTCTTTGCTGATGCCACAGCAGCCCCCTTGCTGGAGGTCTTGCGGCCTCACATCTATGCCAAGGGCGGCGACTACACCCCCGACAGCCTGCCAGAGGCGCCCACCGTGCGCGCCTACGGCGGCGAAATCGCCATCGTGCCATTCGTTCCTGGACGTTCCACCACCGATCTGGTGGCGCGCATTCAGGCCCCGGAAAGGAACTGA
- a CDS encoding O-antigen ligase family protein: MTASHFPPALTTAEPDAGHRVWAGSRLAQRWLSLAAWLRASLAAPLAHSRLAPQADHLALVMLVALLVASPWVGTGLNAVLVLLATGCVVLRLLHCPRPRARFNTLDLLVLSYVACHLVATAFSPFFLASLKGLAKMMVYWAAYFSFRQVLLNERAAFFLLTALVTTAGLESAYGIYQWVVGVEPLANWEDPEALDPLTRVYGSLMNPNLLAGYLLPVFPLALAAAATSSGRWRWLAIATAAAAPACIFFTYSRGAYLAWLASVGVFAALALHTSWPWLKQRRAWLAGLATGGLAVGGLVVWRILSSQALLDRIASIFTLRGHSSNSFRVNVWHGVVQMVQDNWAFGIGIGNAAFRKMYSLYMVSGYEALGAYNIFLEVLAEMGVLGLLVFLTLLGWVVLQHLRGIARGDRPTRWFSVAMLASMTAIAVMGLFDTVYYRPAVQLQFWLLLALTVYHSERLSLLPSPPSVSGVHPSP, translated from the coding sequence ATGACGGCCTCTCATTTTCCGCCCGCGCTGACCACCGCGGAGCCCGATGCGGGTCATCGGGTCTGGGCTGGCAGCCGGCTGGCCCAGCGCTGGCTCAGCCTGGCAGCCTGGCTTCGCGCCTCCCTGGCGGCTCCTTTGGCCCACAGCCGGCTCGCGCCACAGGCCGACCATCTGGCGCTGGTGATGCTGGTGGCCTTGCTGGTGGCCTCTCCCTGGGTCGGAACCGGTCTTAATGCGGTGCTGGTCCTGCTGGCAACCGGCTGTGTCGTGCTGCGCCTGTTGCATTGCCCCAGGCCACGCGCCCGCTTCAACACGCTGGACCTGCTGGTGCTGAGTTATGTGGCCTGCCATCTGGTGGCCACGGCCTTCTCGCCCTTTTTCCTGGCCAGCCTCAAAGGCCTGGCCAAGATGATGGTTTATTGGGCCGCCTATTTTTCCTTCCGTCAGGTGCTGCTGAATGAGCGGGCCGCCTTCTTTCTGCTCACGGCCCTCGTGACGACGGCCGGGCTGGAGAGCGCCTACGGCATCTACCAGTGGGTGGTGGGCGTTGAGCCCTTGGCCAACTGGGAAGATCCGGAAGCGCTCGATCCGTTGACTCGGGTCTATGGTTCACTGATGAATCCCAACCTGCTGGCCGGCTACCTGCTGCCAGTGTTTCCGCTCGCCTTGGCGGCGGCCGCCACCAGCTCGGGCCGCTGGCGCTGGCTGGCGATCGCCACGGCCGCCGCCGCTCCGGCCTGTATCTTCTTTACTTACAGCCGCGGCGCCTACCTGGCGTGGTTGGCCAGCGTGGGGGTGTTTGCGGCCCTGGCCCTGCACACCAGCTGGCCGTGGCTGAAACAGCGACGAGCCTGGTTGGCGGGCCTGGCGACCGGCGGCTTGGCCGTGGGCGGTTTGGTGGTCTGGCGCATCCTCAGCTCGCAAGCTCTGCTCGACCGGATTGCCTCGATCTTCACGCTGCGCGGCCACAGTTCCAATTCGTTCCGGGTGAATGTCTGGCACGGTGTGGTGCAGATGGTCCAGGACAACTGGGCCTTCGGCATCGGCATCGGCAACGCGGCCTTCCGCAAGATGTACAGCTTGTACATGGTCAGCGGCTATGAAGCCCTCGGGGCCTACAATATCTTCCTGGAGGTGCTGGCCGAAATGGGCGTCCTCGGCCTGCTGGTATTCCTGACCCTGCTGGGCTGGGTGGTACTTCAGCACTTGCGCGGCATCGCCCGCGGCGACCGTCCCACGCGCTGGTTCAGTGTGGCCATGCTGGCCAGCATGACGGCGATCGCCGTGATGGGCCTGTTCGACACCGTCTACTATCGTCCAGCGGTGCAACTCCAGTTCTGGCTGCTACTCGCCTTGACCGTCTACCACAGTGAGCGGCTCAGCCTGCTGCCGTCCCCCCCGTCCGTCTCCGGAGTCCATCCGTCGCCGTGA
- a CDS encoding aminotransferase class V-fold PLP-dependent enzyme — translation MASTPIAAADPLLVWRDEFPILASKTYLVNHSLGAMPRGTRQSMAAYAERWEVDGIEAWDTWFPMIQETGDMVGRLMNAAPGSVLMHQNVSTLQGILASCFDFSGKKNGVVYEAMNFTTVHYFWQAQQRVGARVTLVESPDGIHVPTERILEAINDDTLVVPISHVLFQSNYVQDAKPIIEKAHRHGAYVILDTYQSVGILPVDVQDLGVDFVVGGSVKWLCGGPGAAYLYVRPDLMSQFEPRQTGWLAHKAPFAFRMDMEYADDVLRYLGGSPGVASMYAAREGYRIIGEVGIPAIREKSLRQTRLLMSLADEAGLTVRNPRDDARRGGTVCLDFPDSATVSKELLRRGFQHDHRPQCGIRVSPHFYNTDDEVREFVEAVVAIRRGD, via the coding sequence ATGGCGTCGACACCCATCGCGGCCGCGGATCCGTTGCTCGTCTGGCGTGACGAGTTTCCGATCCTCGCTTCCAAAACCTATCTGGTCAATCACTCTTTGGGGGCCATGCCTCGCGGCACGCGGCAATCGATGGCGGCCTATGCAGAGCGGTGGGAAGTCGATGGCATTGAGGCCTGGGACACCTGGTTTCCCATGATTCAGGAAACGGGCGACATGGTGGGTCGCCTCATGAATGCCGCTCCCGGCTCGGTCTTGATGCATCAGAACGTGTCCACCCTGCAGGGGATTCTGGCCAGCTGCTTTGATTTTTCCGGCAAGAAAAATGGGGTGGTCTACGAGGCGATGAACTTCACCACCGTGCATTACTTCTGGCAGGCCCAGCAACGGGTGGGCGCTCGGGTCACCTTGGTGGAGAGCCCGGACGGCATTCACGTGCCGACCGAACGGATTCTTGAGGCCATCAATGACGACACCTTGGTGGTCCCGATTTCGCACGTCCTGTTTCAGAGCAACTACGTTCAAGACGCCAAGCCCATCATTGAAAAGGCCCACCGGCACGGGGCCTACGTGATTCTTGATACCTACCAATCGGTGGGGATTCTGCCGGTCGACGTGCAGGACCTCGGAGTCGACTTCGTGGTCGGCGGTTCGGTCAAGTGGCTGTGCGGGGGACCCGGGGCTGCTTATCTCTATGTGCGACCCGACCTGATGTCCCAATTTGAGCCCCGCCAGACAGGCTGGCTGGCCCACAAGGCCCCGTTTGCCTTTCGCATGGATATGGAATACGCCGATGACGTGTTGCGTTACCTCGGTGGTAGCCCCGGCGTCGCTTCCATGTACGCGGCGCGGGAAGGGTATCGCATCATCGGGGAGGTGGGCATCCCGGCCATCCGCGAGAAAAGTCTTCGTCAGACCCGCTTGTTGATGTCCCTGGCGGACGAAGCCGGTCTGACGGTCAGGAATCCACGCGATGATGCGCGCCGGGGCGGAACGGTCTGCCTGGATTTCCCGGATTCCGCGACCGTCAGCAAAGAATTGCTGCGGCGCGGCTTCCAGCACGACCATCGCCCCCAATGCGGCATTCGGGTCTCTCCGCACTTCTACAACACGGATGATGAGGTGCGGGAATTCGTCGAGGCCGTGGTGGCCATCCGGCGCGGCGACTGA
- a CDS encoding DUF4330 domain-containing protein, translated as MPLVDERGRLFGLVNALDALITVAAFGLVIGVVAVKTGHTSVQRMAVRQGPAEVDVMIRANIKDLGMFKVGDKAFITIRNQPYDKVEIANVVAKRQQIAIPINDGKDLRLTTDPTAPYASEVLLTLRDAGMETEDGIVWGGQKLKLGNPIEVEGFKYRFKGSVIDVRMVDPRQASVTQP; from the coding sequence ATGCCCCTCGTAGATGAACGCGGCCGTCTGTTCGGCCTCGTGAACGCCCTTGACGCCCTGATCACGGTGGCCGCCTTCGGTCTGGTCATCGGGGTGGTGGCCGTGAAAACCGGACATACCTCGGTGCAGCGCATGGCCGTGCGCCAGGGCCCGGCCGAGGTGGATGTCATGATTCGAGCCAACATCAAGGATCTGGGCATGTTCAAGGTGGGCGACAAGGCCTTCATCACCATCCGCAATCAGCCTTACGACAAGGTCGAGATTGCCAACGTGGTGGCCAAGCGCCAGCAGATTGCGATTCCCATCAACGATGGCAAGGATCTGCGCCTCACCACCGATCCCACCGCCCCTTACGCGTCCGAGGTGCTGCTGACGCTGCGCGACGCCGGCATGGAAACGGAAGACGGCATCGTCTGGGGCGGTCAGAAGCTCAAGTTGGGCAACCCGATCGAGGTGGAAGGCTTCAAGTATCGCTTCAAGGGCTCGGTGATCGACGTGCGCATGGTCGACCCGCGTCAGGCTTCCGTGACTCAACCCTGA
- a CDS encoding glycosyltransferase family 9 protein — MSHPVPSDPRVSRILVVNFGGIGDEILFFPVIQSLRKSWPQAHLAALVEPRCKGIMAFNPGVDQVFTFDAKHRPSKREFARLVWTLRRERYDMAVTAGSSPLMALLVWLTGARHRIGYATHRWTSLLTHAVPLNKQQYAAHMYHDLVAWLGHAPENPRMEVPEADRAWADHFLKTEGARGAAPRVVLHPGVSTLSLQKQILKGWTPANWIALGRRLTAQGLEVVLAGGPDDAAVIGEIRAAAAFPCIDAYGRTSSMGQLAGLIAAADALVAVDSAPMHVGVAVGTPTIALFGPTDPSKLLPREGGHTVVQSGPLACRPCLWDHRQRSCETPKCLDYAVDDVERAVLNTLQTLQEGNPS; from the coding sequence GTGAGCCATCCTGTCCCCTCCGACCCCCGTGTCTCCCGCATCCTCGTCGTGAACTTCGGCGGCATCGGCGATGAGATCCTGTTCTTTCCCGTCATCCAGTCCCTGCGGAAAAGCTGGCCGCAGGCTCACCTGGCTGCCCTGGTCGAACCCCGCTGCAAGGGCATCATGGCCTTCAATCCCGGCGTCGATCAGGTGTTCACGTTCGATGCCAAGCATCGCCCCAGCAAGCGCGAATTCGCGCGTCTGGTCTGGACCCTGCGACGGGAGCGCTACGACATGGCCGTGACCGCCGGCAGCAGTCCCTTGATGGCCCTGCTGGTCTGGCTGACAGGTGCACGGCACCGGATTGGTTACGCCACACACCGCTGGACTTCCTTGCTGACGCACGCCGTTCCTCTGAACAAGCAGCAATACGCCGCGCACATGTACCACGATCTCGTCGCCTGGCTGGGACACGCCCCTGAGAATCCGCGCATGGAGGTTCCGGAGGCCGATCGCGCCTGGGCAGACCACTTTCTGAAGACAGAAGGTGCCAGGGGAGCGGCCCCACGGGTGGTGCTGCATCCCGGCGTGAGCACGCTCTCGCTCCAGAAGCAGATTCTGAAAGGCTGGACCCCTGCCAACTGGATCGCGTTGGGACGTCGTCTGACCGCCCAGGGTCTTGAGGTGGTCCTGGCGGGCGGTCCGGACGATGCCGCCGTGATCGGCGAGATTCGAGCCGCCGCGGCCTTCCCCTGCATCGATGCCTACGGACGCACGAGCAGCATGGGGCAACTGGCCGGTCTGATTGCCGCCGCAGATGCGCTGGTGGCAGTGGATTCGGCCCCGATGCACGTGGGCGTGGCCGTCGGAACGCCCACGATTGCCCTGTTCGGTCCCACCGACCCCAGCAAACTGCTGCCTCGCGAGGGGGGCCATACGGTGGTGCAAAGCGGACCGCTAGCCTGCCGTCCCTGCCTGTGGGACCACCGGCAACGCTCTTGCGAGACCCCAAAATGTCTCGATTATGCCGTGGACGATGTCGAACGCGCCGTCCTGAACACCCTGCAAACGCTCCAGGAGGGAAATCCTTCATGA
- a CDS encoding GNAT family N-acetyltransferase: MAAAVRIRRYQPADFESIAQLAVDASAQPETACGQPDVASVAEFQTDYGHRALESEAWVGESADGQVVAFAAGTTRRGVVLIDGPIVASGWRGQGLGRSLFERISDEAAEQGVEWLEVGVRSTNQRGDDFLETLGCETCREVFVYESHQPARGEFLVPEGYSLADLKPRSLLPFLMVMHECFPGYRLPSTPQRLFEPDRMKIMLVLDPADQVAGAVTAFFYPEDGHGYLYHLGISEPHRGKGLARALLAHASNWLWEAHQPHLIGLSTSDDLTLRQKLFHPLGFALQYSLRYRRRRTRQPAPQGE; the protein is encoded by the coding sequence ATGGCAGCCGCAGTGCGGATACGGCGTTACCAACCCGCGGATTTCGAGTCCATCGCTCAGCTGGCGGTCGACGCTTCGGCGCAGCCTGAAACAGCTTGCGGTCAGCCGGACGTCGCCAGCGTCGCCGAATTTCAGACCGACTATGGCCATCGGGCGCTGGAATCAGAGGCCTGGGTAGGAGAGAGCGCAGACGGCCAGGTGGTCGCCTTTGCGGCGGGCACGACCCGCCGCGGCGTGGTCCTGATCGACGGTCCGATCGTGGCCTCGGGATGGCGCGGTCAGGGGCTCGGGCGTTCACTCTTCGAGCGCATCTCCGATGAGGCGGCCGAACAGGGCGTGGAGTGGCTGGAAGTGGGGGTACGTTCCACCAACCAGCGCGGTGATGATTTTCTGGAGACGCTCGGCTGTGAAACCTGTCGAGAGGTCTTCGTGTATGAATCGCATCAGCCCGCCCGGGGCGAGTTTTTGGTCCCAGAGGGTTACAGCCTCGCCGACCTCAAGCCGCGCTCGCTGTTGCCCTTCCTGATGGTGATGCACGAGTGTTTTCCTGGCTACCGGCTGCCGAGCACCCCGCAGCGCCTGTTCGAGCCCGACCGGATGAAGATCATGCTGGTCCTGGACCCCGCTGACCAAGTGGCCGGGGCTGTCACGGCCTTTTTCTATCCGGAGGATGGTCACGGCTACCTCTACCACCTGGGTATCAGTGAACCGCATCGCGGCAAGGGTCTGGCACGGGCCTTGCTTGCCCACGCCAGCAACTGGTTGTGGGAGGCCCACCAGCCTCATCTGATCGGTCTGTCGACCAGCGATGACCTGACGTTACGCCAGAAGCTCTTTCATCCGCTCGGCTTCGCCCTGCAATATTCGTTGCGTTATCGCCGGAGACGCACCCGGCAGCCCGCTCCGCAAGGAGAGTGA